GGGGACTTGACCATGGCAGCAGAGGCGGTAACCCCTGAAGCTATTAATTTTATGGCCAGGTATGGTCGTGGTCTGATCTGTCTTTCCATGACCGGTGAAACGGCTGACCGGTTAGACCTTCCCATGATGGTGGAGAATAATACATCTTCCTATGGAACCGGATTTACCGTTTCAATTGAGGCAAAGGTTGGAGTGACCACCGGTATTTCTGCTGCAGACAGGGCCACCACCATTCAGGCAGCCATTGCCGATGGTGCAACTGCGGACGACCTTGTTCGGCCTGGCCACATTTTCCCCCTGAGGGCAAAGGATAATGGTGTCATGGTTCGTGTCGGCCAGACAGAAGGCTCTGTGGACCTGGCGCGTCTTGCCGGATGCAAGCCTGCAGGTGTCATCTGTGAGATAATGGATGATGATGGTACCATGGCTCGAATGCCATCCCTGGAAAAATTCAGTGAAAAACATGGCATAGGTATCTGTACAGTTGCAGATCTTGTGAAGTATCGCTTGAAGACAGAATCTTTTGTCAGAAAAGCAGCCGAAACTGTTATTCCCACGAAATATGGCGGTGAGTTTCGAATGATCGCTTATGAAAATGATCTGGATAACCTTACCCATATCGCAATGGTCAAAGGTGAGATCGATCCTGAAAAAGACATCCTTGTAAGGGTTCATTCAGAATGCATGACAGGAGATATCTTCGGCTCCATGAGGTGTGACTGCGCCGAACAACTCCATAAAGCCATGGCCATGGTGGAGAAAGAGGGAAGTGGTGTTATTCTTTACCTCAGGCAGGAAGGCCGGGGGATTGGCCTGGTCAATAAACTCAAGGCTTACGAACTCCAGTGCCAGGGATACGACACGGTTGATGCCAATCTTGAGTTGGGATTTGATGCCGATATGAGGGATTACGCTGTTGGAGCCCAGATTCTTAAGGACCTGGGGGTTCGAAAAATGCGTCTGATGACCAACAATCCAACAAAGATAACGGGTCTTGAAGAATATGGATTAAGTGTGGTGGAACGGGTGCCCATTGAAGTAATGCCCAATACGCTTAATGATGATTATCTCAATTGTAAGCAATTGAAAATGGGACACCTTTTAAAAATGGATAGTCAATTATAATTTGTGATCAATCCAACATAACCCCGCCTCATCCAGGCAGATTCATATTGCCTATAATTAAACAGAACTTATCTGTTTTACCAGATCATTGATGGGACTTGAAGAAAGATAAAAAATTAAGTAACTATTCAGCCACTGATAAAAAAGTATGTTTTTTCAGCAAAATGCTGCAATTCTCAGGATAATAGCGGCGCTCCATTGAGCGCCGCGAGAATACCGTGTATAACAAACCATTCTTTTTAATTGTAGAAATGTAAGCTCTCATTCTGCAGAAAGCTTCCGCTCCTTGTATGGTTCTGAAAGTTCCTGATATTTTCTGCTGCAATTTCATCATCCTGATGTCTCTTTCTGCCTGATTGTTTTCAAATGGAACTCTCAAATCACTCAGGAATCTCAGGATCTGTTCTTTGTTTTCTATAAACCTATCCAGTAGGTTCCTTGCTTTTGTTTTTGGGTTTTTACCACGTTTTCCCTGTTTTTCAGGGTTTAGAGAAAGTGGATTTTCTTCAATTCCTTTAATGATGATAGCATCGAACCTTTCTTCCAATGCTTTGATTTGCTCGAAATCCAGATCTTTGACTTGCTCTTTGCACTCATCAGAATACTTTTTTATTTCTATTAACAGTTCATTCATCTCTTTAGCCCATTGCTGTTTATAGTTCTCCTCAATTCCAGTAAGTTCTCTCTGGAGATGAGCGTTGCAAAGAGCATGATCACATTCATAACTGTTATAAGGTTTCCATCCATCATGAACTGCTATTCCTTTAAATTCTGGAAGGATTCTCATAGCATTAATTGCTTCTGACCCTCTTTTAGGATGAGCAAAATAACATGTGTATTTGTCATTTGAAGCTACATGAAGCCAATGTCTTTTTCCTTTAATCTTCATTCCAGTTTCATCACAATGGATCACA
The Methanosarcina sp. WWM596 DNA segment above includes these coding regions:
- a CDS encoding bifunctional 3,4-dihydroxy-2-butanone-4-phosphate synthase/GTP cyclohydrolase II; protein product: MSKITIEQAIKDIKAGRMVILVDDEDRENEGDLTMAAEAVTPEAINFMARYGRGLICLSMTGETADRLDLPMMVENNTSSYGTGFTVSIEAKVGVTTGISAADRATTIQAAIADGATADDLVRPGHIFPLRAKDNGVMVRVGQTEGSVDLARLAGCKPAGVICEIMDDDGTMARMPSLEKFSEKHGIGICTVADLVKYRLKTESFVRKAAETVIPTKYGGEFRMIAYENDLDNLTHIAMVKGEIDPEKDILVRVHSECMTGDIFGSMRCDCAEQLHKAMAMVEKEGSGVILYLRQEGRGIGLVNKLKAYELQCQGYDTVDANLELGFDADMRDYAVGAQILKDLGVRKMRLMTNNPTKITGLEEYGLSVVERVPIEVMPNTLNDDYLNCKQLKMGHLLKMDSQL